One genomic region from Pogona vitticeps strain Pit_001003342236 chromosome 12, PviZW2.1, whole genome shotgun sequence encodes:
- the MRPS11 gene encoding small ribosomal subunit protein uS11m — MIPRMAMLARRGLLGGDSGGCLVAASRRLQTGIQRLGPDLTEVPTDEPDVETSPDFSYLPPVPGKESSLRWDGMKYEEIPICYIKATYNNTHIQVRTPDNAGVCLATCGTEGFKNAKKATPVASQVTGIAAAAKAIAKGVGHVRVIVKGVGPGRMAAIEGLTLGGLKVVSITDNTPIPHNGCRPRKARRV; from the exons ATGATTCCTCGGATGGCGATGTTAGCCCGGCGGGggcttttggggggtgactcggG CGGTTGCCTCGTTGCCGCGTCCCGTCGTTTGCAGACCGGCATCCAGAGGTTAGGACCAGATTTGACCGAGGTACCAACTGATGAGCCGGACGTGGAGACCTCGCCTGACTTCAG CTATCTCCCCCCTGTTCCAGGAAAAGAGAGTTCTCTGCGGTGGGATGGGATGAAATATGAAGAAATCCCAATTTGCTACATCAAAGCTACGTATAACAA CACCCACATCCAGGTTCGGACCCCAGACAACGCTGGTGTGTGTCTCGCCACCTGCGGCACCGAAGGCTTCAAGAATGCCAAGAAGGCTACTCCTGTGGCTTCCCAGGTGACTGGAATCGCAGCGGCCGCC aAAGCCATCGCAAAAGGCGTGGGCCATGTGCGAGTCATCGTGAAAGGCGTGGGACCCGGACGAATG gcagccattgAAGGGTTGACCCTTGGTGGTTTGAAGGTCGTCTCCATCACGGACAATACCCCCATCCCGCACAATGGCTGTCGGCCTCGGAAAGCCCGGAGGGTGTGA